In Ferrimicrobium sp., the following are encoded in one genomic region:
- a CDS encoding M20/M25/M40 family metallo-hydrolase, with the protein MMACLPDGLVRQLDAAVETHIEAELGFLRALVSEPSTVGNEAGAIEVLGDRLSRLGLDPTLVSIDDRIAADPLAGVPSQGYRDRHNLLATTNGTSDSLSLLINGHIDVVPAEGPGWSSPPFVPVLAGDRMYGRGAGDMKGGLVAATLALQAISVVAGDFLDHPMALLAVIEEECTGNGTLSALRSGIDAEVVLLPEPTNQSILLGGIGIVWLQLTINTRGGHAEAADRLRSPSQLLSGLIAELGNLERELNESIEEPFTDLSQPYNVNIGKIQAGDWASSVPAWVTLEVRIGFPNGYSHDEIAQLVEKRLGVVIAGPEDFSLTVTATGFRAEGYYLDPASSLVSTFSDVLVRHYGQRPAREVMGSTTDARYYVNHGRGEALCYGPIVGNMHGTDEYVVISSIVETAKHYASFIVSYLSGELDILNPSRMKHG; encoded by the coding sequence ATGATGGCTTGTTTGCCTGACGGCCTGGTTCGGCAACTGGATGCTGCCGTCGAGACCCACATCGAAGCTGAGCTCGGTTTCCTCAGGGCGCTTGTGAGCGAGCCAAGCACCGTTGGCAACGAGGCCGGTGCCATCGAGGTTCTTGGGGATCGCCTGAGTCGTCTTGGCCTCGATCCCACGCTGGTATCAATCGACGATCGTATCGCAGCTGATCCACTCGCTGGAGTACCGTCGCAGGGCTATAGAGATCGCCATAATTTACTGGCCACGACAAACGGAACAAGCGATTCACTCTCATTGCTGATCAACGGACACATTGATGTGGTGCCCGCCGAAGGCCCCGGTTGGAGCAGTCCACCCTTTGTACCAGTGTTGGCTGGTGACCGTATGTATGGACGCGGTGCAGGTGACATGAAGGGAGGACTTGTGGCCGCCACACTTGCGCTACAGGCGATCTCTGTAGTTGCGGGAGACTTCCTTGATCACCCAATGGCACTTTTGGCAGTGATCGAGGAGGAATGTACTGGCAACGGAACACTGTCAGCCCTTCGTTCTGGAATCGACGCAGAAGTGGTGCTACTACCAGAGCCGACCAACCAGTCGATTCTCCTTGGAGGGATTGGGATCGTCTGGCTACAGCTGACCATCAATACCAGGGGCGGACACGCTGAAGCAGCTGACAGGCTCCGTTCTCCGTCACAGCTCCTCTCTGGTTTGATCGCTGAGTTAGGGAATCTCGAACGCGAACTCAACGAATCGATCGAGGAGCCGTTTACTGACTTGTCCCAGCCATATAACGTCAATATTGGGAAGATCCAAGCTGGTGACTGGGCGTCGAGTGTTCCTGCGTGGGTCACACTTGAAGTGAGGATCGGGTTCCCCAACGGATACAGTCACGACGAGATTGCCCAGCTAGTGGAGAAGCGCCTAGGGGTAGTCATCGCGGGCCCGGAAGACTTCTCACTCACTGTGACCGCGACCGGCTTTCGCGCAGAAGGTTACTATCTCGATCCCGCTAGCTCACTTGTGAGCACCTTTAGCGATGTGCTTGTCAGGCACTATGGACAACGACCTGCCCGCGAAGTAATGGGTAGCACGACCGATGCGCGATACTACGTCAACCATGGACGTGGCGAGGCGCTCTGTTATGGCCCAATCGTTGGCAACATGCACGGGACCGACGAATATGTGGTCATCTCAAGCATCGTCGAGACGGCCAAGCACTACGCGAGTTTTATCGTTTCCTATCTCTCCGGTGAATTGGACATTCTTAACCCCTCAAGGATGAAGCATGGATGA
- the soxR gene encoding redox-sensitive transcriptional activator SoxR, producing the protein MSPNQELLPIGIVAQRCGVSVATLRFYEERGLIASIRQDGHKRMYPRSMIRRVAFIKVAQRVGLSLDEITEALALLPHNRTPTAKDWRQLSVSWRSRIDEQIKTLQGLRDDLDSCIGCGCLSLGTCSLYNAGDRAAKFGTGARYLLGDESSPKG; encoded by the coding sequence ATGTCCCCTAATCAGGAACTACTGCCGATTGGAATAGTCGCTCAGCGCTGTGGCGTCTCGGTGGCGACGCTGCGATTTTACGAGGAGCGCGGGCTCATCGCCTCAATCCGGCAAGATGGACACAAACGCATGTACCCTCGATCGATGATCCGTCGAGTAGCTTTCATCAAAGTCGCCCAGCGAGTAGGGCTCTCACTCGACGAGATCACCGAAGCGCTCGCATTGCTCCCTCACAACCGGACTCCAACAGCAAAAGATTGGCGTCAACTATCGGTTAGTTGGCGATCCCGCATCGACGAACAGATCAAGACCTTGCAAGGACTGCGCGATGACCTTGACTCCTGCATCGGTTGCGGATGCCTTTCACTGGGAACGTGCTCGCTCTACAACGCTGGTGATCGAGCTGCCAAGTTCGGAACCGGTGCGAGGTACCTTCTCGGTGACGAATCTTCGCCAAAGGGGTAA
- a CDS encoding DUF4331 domain-containing protein, with protein MSSHREAPAISKDPVADSTDLYAFRSPDNPDTVTIIANYLPLQLPAGGPNFYEFGDDVLYEIHIANNGEPLSNITYQFQFHTVLNDPNTFLYNTGQITSLDSPNWNRRQFYTVTRIDKNGSHVLASNAPCPPSNVGPRSIPHYTPLADAAVVTTSDGEKIFAGQRAEGFYVDLGSIFDLGDLRPFSPDQLIPGPASAGVNATAGLNVASIAIQVPITLLTSNGSMPTSVTDPAAVLGIWTSANRQKVRVFDQAFSGQNSDVGPFVQVSRLGNPLFNEVIVPIGKKDLWNTLPPFADREFLSYVQHPELGSLLPVLYPGVFPDLAKYTAARADLVAILLTGIPTGIVDGLNTYTGPWYADMLRLNVAIPPSSSPSILGVLGGDLAGYPNGRRVFDDVVSIELRAIAGLTIPLVDKSYKPDAAAGEIYDVINPNKTSPSQLGPIGETYLPSFPYLGIPWDGFSNPSTTPTPSLVNS; from the coding sequence GTGTCGTCACACCGAGAAGCACCCGCTATATCAAAAGATCCCGTCGCAGATTCAACGGATCTCTATGCATTTCGTTCTCCTGATAATCCAGATACCGTTACGATCATTGCGAACTACCTACCACTGCAGCTACCCGCCGGAGGACCGAACTTTTATGAGTTCGGTGATGATGTGCTCTATGAGATCCACATCGCGAACAACGGTGAGCCGTTGTCAAATATCACCTATCAGTTCCAGTTCCACACCGTGTTGAACGACCCGAATACCTTCTTGTATAACACCGGTCAGATCACCTCGTTGGATTCACCGAACTGGAATCGTCGTCAGTTCTATACGGTGACACGCATCGATAAAAACGGCTCTCACGTGCTCGCGAGCAACGCGCCATGCCCGCCCTCTAACGTTGGACCTCGTTCGATTCCCCACTATACGCCGCTCGCTGATGCAGCAGTGGTAACCACCAGCGATGGAGAGAAGATCTTTGCTGGTCAGCGTGCTGAAGGCTTCTATGTTGATTTGGGCTCTATCTTTGATCTTGGCGACCTTCGTCCCTTCTCCCCTGATCAGCTCATTCCGGGACCAGCCTCCGCAGGAGTCAATGCGACAGCTGGACTCAATGTCGCCTCTATTGCGATCCAGGTGCCGATCACACTCCTGACGAGCAATGGATCGATGCCGACCTCGGTCACCGATCCAGCGGCGGTGCTTGGCATTTGGACCTCGGCAAACCGGCAGAAGGTGCGTGTCTTTGACCAGGCCTTCTCGGGACAGAACTCAGATGTGGGTCCCTTCGTGCAGGTGTCAAGGTTGGGCAACCCACTGTTTAATGAGGTTATCGTTCCAATCGGCAAGAAGGATCTTTGGAATACACTGCCACCCTTTGCCGATCGAGAGTTCCTCTCCTACGTACAGCACCCTGAACTCGGGTCGTTGTTGCCGGTCCTCTATCCAGGGGTCTTCCCAGACCTGGCCAAGTACACGGCGGCCAGAGCCGACCTCGTCGCCATCCTCTTGACTGGTATCCCAACCGGTATTGTGGACGGCCTGAACACCTACACCGGCCCATGGTACGCTGACATGTTGCGGCTGAATGTGGCGATACCTCCATCGAGTTCCCCATCGATTCTCGGGGTCCTTGGCGGCGATCTTGCCGGATATCCCAATGGACGCAGGGTCTTCGATGATGTCGTCTCCATTGAGCTTCGCGCGATTGCTGGTTTGACGATTCCTCTGGTGGATAAGAGTTACAAGCCAGATGCGGCAGCGGGTGAGATCTATGACGTCATCAACCCCAATAAGACTTCGCCAAGCCAGCTAGGTCCCATTGGAGAGACATACCTACCGAGCTTCCCCTACTTGGGGATCCCATGGGATGGGTTCTCGAATCCTTCGACAACACCCACGCCGAGTCTGGTCAACTCGTGA
- the cydC gene encoding thiol reductant ABC exporter subunit CydC, with amino-acid sequence MTLGTLARERLRERRWEVWGYLGTGFMAYLSPAVLFGLSAYLISKAALKPGILTLGVVIGSVRFFALARGASQYGERMWGHSLTLDLAARIRTLLFDRLAAVVPYRVRPGVFGEVLASLNGDMTQLENLAARLVGPATGVGLASLVVVVIAGAVSPVFVVVLLPSLLLIGLVVPFGAYRLARSGAQSTSVLRAQAYDTSLATAATFQSRYFLRRGDPLLDQLKHKTFRLLRPQRRQAGIQTWLGVFNGVIEATALTATLWIGADLMAAHRLDAVELAVIPFLILAIVEGLTAVGLEAATAGSGTPAVARLERTLALQGRDCSRCSQTTLPLSALTIECEDVSFHYPDADREILHSFELHLEGGQRLLVVGPTGSGKSTLAAMVLGAWTPTAGVMRIGGIPTTELSEETIAASIAYLSSEPYLFGASLAANLRLARAAASDAELIDALGRVGLGPWFAELSDGLATMMGQDNRMVSQGEKQRLALARLLVLNPKNLVLDEPTAGLDAENEQIVAEILNAQFEGATIMVITHSEAFMEAFHADHVRDFGEFVRTSVI; translated from the coding sequence ATGACCCTTGGTACACTGGCGCGCGAACGTCTGCGAGAACGTCGATGGGAGGTGTGGGGTTATCTTGGGACGGGATTCATGGCCTACCTCTCACCCGCGGTGCTCTTTGGCCTCTCGGCGTATCTGATCTCGAAGGCTGCACTCAAGCCTGGTATCTTGACGCTCGGAGTGGTGATCGGATCGGTTCGTTTCTTCGCGCTGGCCCGTGGGGCAAGCCAGTATGGTGAGCGCATGTGGGGTCACTCACTCACCCTCGATCTGGCAGCAAGGATTCGCACCCTGCTCTTCGATCGTCTGGCGGCGGTGGTTCCCTATCGGGTGCGACCGGGGGTCTTTGGCGAGGTGCTCGCCTCGTTAAACGGTGATATGACACAGCTTGAGAATCTTGCCGCGCGGCTGGTTGGTCCCGCCACCGGTGTCGGCCTCGCTTCACTGGTGGTTGTGGTCATTGCCGGCGCGGTGTCGCCCGTCTTTGTGGTGGTTCTCCTACCGAGCTTGCTCCTGATCGGACTCGTGGTCCCCTTTGGGGCCTATCGCCTCGCTCGCTCGGGAGCGCAGAGTACGAGCGTCTTGCGCGCGCAGGCCTACGACACCTCCCTGGCGACCGCAGCAACCTTTCAGTCCCGCTACTTTCTTCGCCGTGGGGACCCGCTTCTTGACCAACTCAAACACAAAACGTTCCGGCTACTCCGTCCACAGCGGCGCCAGGCGGGCATCCAGACCTGGCTCGGCGTCTTCAACGGTGTGATCGAGGCGACGGCTCTCACGGCCACGCTATGGATTGGTGCTGATCTGATGGCAGCGCACAGGCTCGATGCGGTCGAACTCGCCGTCATTCCCTTTCTGATCCTCGCCATCGTGGAGGGGCTGACCGCGGTCGGCCTCGAGGCAGCGACGGCTGGTTCTGGTACGCCTGCAGTCGCACGACTTGAGCGAACGCTGGCGCTCCAGGGTCGCGACTGTTCGCGGTGCTCGCAGACCACCCTCCCCTTGAGCGCCTTAACGATCGAGTGTGAAGACGTCTCGTTTCACTACCCAGACGCTGATCGCGAGATCTTGCACTCCTTTGAGCTTCATCTTGAGGGGGGTCAGCGGCTGTTGGTGGTTGGACCGACGGGATCGGGTAAGTCTACCTTGGCTGCCATGGTGCTGGGAGCATGGACGCCAACGGCCGGGGTGATGCGTATCGGTGGGATACCGACGACGGAGCTCAGCGAGGAGACGATCGCCGCTTCGATCGCCTACCTCTCCTCGGAGCCGTACCTCTTTGGAGCCTCACTCGCCGCCAATCTGCGGCTGGCGCGCGCGGCTGCGAGTGATGCTGAGTTGATCGATGCGCTTGGTCGGGTCGGCCTTGGCCCATGGTTCGCGGAGTTATCCGATGGGCTCGCGACGATGATGGGGCAGGACAATCGGATGGTATCCCAAGGGGAAAAGCAACGACTTGCCTTGGCGCGCCTACTGGTCCTGAACCCAAAGAACCTCGTGCTTGACGAGCCCACTGCGGGGTTGGATGCAGAAAATGAGCAGATCGTCGCTGAAATACTCAATGCGCAGTTCGAGGGTGCCACCATTATGGTGATCACGCATTCAGAGGCATTCATGGAGGCTTTTCATGCCGATCATGTCCGTGATTTTGGCGAGTTTGTGAGGACAAGCGTGATCTGA
- a CDS encoding ATP-binding cassette domain-containing protein: MFVSEPSVRRAPSLLRGALASRRSRTLAILIVAVQVVALVSLVVSALLIGRMLEDAVMLHRYGVIPRLALLFGVAFGIRLAMLRLIDYLAVLLGVDYAQRTISQLITKGSAAPVAGTELGYLLTDGVATLVPYASRFLPEAIGAAIITPALILFTLIESPMAFIEVVGGLVVLPVIMIVVGKSTKDRADRQLGATVRLNALYLDMLSGMVTLKSFNKAHLQEAAIARAAQDLRKRTLGVLSVAFISGVSLDTLVAIIVALVAVSIGIRLNDASMSLATGAAVLFIVPEIFRPVRAAALQFHATQDAAALVRRVDALALMPDTREPITEVVPVRVKRGREDEHTRSLASKSLSLALTDFGVIMPNGKQSASIDLVAASGELIVLRGPSGVGKTSWLEGLAGFLPTVGAVRVGSGDSAGALPPGDVGFLPALPGFVDGSVYDNVTLLNPDASEAEVGKVLTLVGADGFVERLSQHVVADGSNLSAGERQRLGVARVVLMERPFLLLDEPTAHLNAAMERQLLDALAQIGRAKVLFVASHSDRVEDRANQVIEIGPQL; the protein is encoded by the coding sequence GTGTTTGTTAGTGAGCCAAGTGTTCGTCGTGCCCCGTCCTTATTGCGGGGCGCACTAGCGAGTCGACGGAGTCGGACGCTCGCGATCCTCATCGTGGCGGTCCAAGTCGTCGCGCTGGTATCGTTGGTGGTGTCCGCACTCCTCATTGGTCGGATGCTCGAGGATGCGGTCATGCTGCACCGATATGGGGTTATCCCACGTTTGGCGCTCCTCTTCGGTGTTGCCTTTGGCATTCGACTTGCGATGTTGCGACTCATCGACTACCTGGCGGTCCTCCTTGGAGTCGACTATGCCCAGCGAACGATCTCTCAGCTCATCACAAAGGGCAGCGCCGCACCGGTGGCCGGGACGGAGTTGGGTTACCTCCTGACCGACGGGGTCGCCACCCTTGTGCCGTATGCGTCACGCTTTCTTCCCGAGGCGATTGGTGCGGCGATTATCACCCCAGCACTGATCCTCTTTACCTTGATCGAGTCGCCGATGGCTTTTATCGAGGTCGTCGGTGGACTCGTTGTGCTGCCGGTGATCATGATCGTGGTCGGCAAGAGCACGAAGGATCGCGCTGATCGTCAACTCGGTGCAACCGTACGGTTGAACGCGCTCTACCTCGACATGCTGAGCGGCATGGTCACCCTCAAGTCCTTTAACAAAGCGCACCTGCAGGAGGCTGCTATCGCGAGAGCTGCCCAAGATCTGCGCAAGCGCACCCTTGGGGTGCTGAGTGTCGCCTTCATCTCTGGGGTGAGCCTTGACACGCTCGTCGCCATCATTGTGGCCCTTGTGGCGGTCTCCATCGGTATCCGTCTCAACGACGCATCGATGTCACTCGCCACCGGAGCAGCGGTACTCTTTATCGTCCCGGAGATCTTCCGACCGGTACGCGCGGCAGCGCTGCAGTTCCATGCGACCCAGGACGCCGCTGCGCTGGTGCGACGCGTGGATGCGCTAGCGCTGATGCCTGATACGCGAGAGCCGATCACCGAGGTGGTCCCCGTTCGCGTGAAGCGTGGTAGGGAGGATGAACACACGCGCAGTCTCGCATCGAAGTCGCTATCTCTTGCGCTCACAGACTTTGGGGTGATCATGCCCAACGGCAAGCAGTCAGCGAGTATCGACCTTGTCGCTGCAAGCGGGGAACTCATCGTGTTGCGGGGCCCAAGTGGCGTTGGTAAGACCTCCTGGCTTGAGGGACTGGCAGGATTCTTGCCTACGGTAGGTGCGGTGCGTGTGGGATCGGGTGATTCGGCCGGGGCGCTCCCTCCCGGCGATGTAGGTTTTCTCCCCGCACTTCCCGGCTTTGTTGATGGAAGTGTCTATGACAACGTCACACTCCTGAATCCCGATGCCAGCGAGGCTGAGGTGGGGAAGGTCTTGACACTCGTTGGTGCTGACGGTTTTGTCGAGAGACTGTCTCAGCATGTCGTGGCAGATGGCTCGAACCTCAGTGCGGGTGAGCGTCAACGCCTCGGTGTCGCCCGCGTCGTACTTATGGAGCGTCCGTTCCTGCTACTCGATGAACCCACAGCCCATCTCAACGCGGCGATGGAGCGACAGTTGTTGGACGCGCTAGCCCAGATCGGCAGGGCCAAGGTGCTCTTTGTCGCTTCGCACTCGGATCGAGTAGAGGATCGAGCCAATCAGGTGATTGAGATTGGCCCCCAGCTATGA
- the cydB gene encoding cytochrome d ubiquinol oxidase subunit II — protein sequence MHVTGLQLIWFVLIGFLWAGYFFLEGFDFGIGMLLPFITNGDLERRGMLNAIGPIWDGNEVWLIVAGGATFAAFPLWYSTMFSAFYLALFVVLVMLIVRGMSFEFRGLRTSTRWRANWDRVNFLGSLIPSLIWGVAFADLLKGIPLNAQHQYTGTFLGLLQPYALLGGLTMVALFVLHGATFLSLKTTGELHDKATMAARRVAPAATVILLAFLAWTYFVARAHGNSGAVPGFIPVTAFLLVAAVSWLVREHLNGWAFVFTGVAILALTITIFMTLYPNVITSSTAFSDSLSIATAASQRYTLNIMTIVAVIFTPFVLLYQGWTYWIFRKRLTLPKTPSTVES from the coding sequence ATGCATGTAACAGGACTGCAATTGATTTGGTTTGTCTTGATCGGTTTCCTCTGGGCAGGCTACTTCTTTCTCGAGGGTTTCGATTTTGGTATCGGGATGCTGCTTCCCTTCATCACCAATGGGGACCTGGAACGAAGGGGCATGCTCAACGCGATCGGCCCGATTTGGGACGGGAACGAAGTCTGGCTGATCGTGGCTGGTGGCGCGACCTTTGCCGCCTTTCCCCTGTGGTACTCGACGATGTTCTCGGCGTTCTATCTAGCACTCTTTGTCGTGCTGGTCATGCTGATCGTCCGAGGGATGTCCTTTGAGTTTCGTGGTTTGCGCACTAGCACGCGGTGGCGAGCCAACTGGGACCGGGTCAACTTTCTCGGCTCGCTGATCCCCTCGTTGATCTGGGGTGTGGCCTTTGCGGACCTTTTGAAGGGGATTCCACTCAATGCCCAGCATCAGTACACCGGTACGTTCTTGGGGTTGCTTCAGCCGTATGCGTTGTTGGGTGGCCTTACGATGGTGGCACTCTTCGTGCTCCACGGGGCGACTTTCCTGAGCCTGAAGACAACCGGTGAGTTGCACGATAAGGCGACGATGGCGGCTCGTCGGGTCGCCCCAGCTGCAACCGTCATTCTCTTGGCGTTCCTTGCTTGGACCTACTTTGTTGCGCGTGCGCATGGCAACAGCGGTGCCGTGCCAGGCTTCATCCCAGTGACGGCGTTCCTACTGGTCGCCGCCGTCTCCTGGCTCGTGAGAGAACATCTGAACGGATGGGCATTTGTCTTCACGGGGGTCGCAATTCTGGCACTCACCATCACCATTTTCATGACGCTCTACCCCAATGTGATCACGTCATCGACGGCGTTCTCTGATTCGCTGAGCATCGCCACGGCCGCTTCGCAGCGCTATACCTTGAACATCATGACGATCGTGGCGGTGATCTTTACTCCTTTCGTCCTGCTCTATCAGGGTTGGACCTACTGGATCTTCCGCAAGCGTCTTACATTGCCAAAGACTCCCTCCACCGTCGAGTCTTGA
- a CDS encoding cytochrome ubiquinol oxidase subunit I — MEPLLGTVTLTLSRWQFATTIIFHFFFVPVTIGLAVIVAIFQTAVYKTHDDRYEHLVRFFGKLFLINFAIGIVTGIVQEFQFGMNWAQYSAFVGNIFGPPLAIEGLLAFFMESTFLGIWIFGKGKVSPRIHMLSIWMVVLGSSLSASFILVANTWMQDPVGYKIDHATHQAVMTNFFAILTNELFITTLFHVLLASLITGSAVALGVAFYQMKREGSRAIFSLGIRVALIVFFVASLGMALDGSAQGTVMVKDQPMKMAAGEALYNTQRGAPESLITIGNLHDKVIFQVDLPHVLSLLATNSWNGKVQGINQLQKEYVKKYGPGNYVPPVWLEYWNFRIMAGLGAVIIAIALWGMWLLRRKKLDNSKWFRRVAIYAIPLPFIANTTGWIFTETGRQPWIVYGVLRTAQGVSRDISAWDVGFTFFGFIALYAVLGVIDFAMMYHYSRKELAMMNGEVLPPEDDADAEHDALVY, encoded by the coding sequence ATGGAGCCTTTGCTGGGTACGGTTACCCTTACATTGTCGCGATGGCAATTCGCTACGACGATTATCTTTCACTTCTTTTTTGTGCCTGTAACCATTGGTCTGGCGGTTATTGTCGCCATTTTTCAGACGGCGGTCTACAAGACCCATGATGACCGATATGAGCATCTCGTACGCTTCTTTGGGAAGCTCTTTCTGATTAACTTTGCCATCGGGATCGTGACCGGCATCGTGCAGGAGTTTCAGTTCGGCATGAACTGGGCCCAGTACTCGGCCTTTGTGGGTAATATCTTTGGACCACCTCTCGCAATCGAGGGCCTCCTCGCCTTTTTCATGGAGTCAACGTTCCTCGGAATCTGGATCTTTGGCAAAGGCAAGGTGTCGCCGAGGATCCATATGCTCTCCATCTGGATGGTCGTGTTGGGTAGCTCGCTCTCGGCCTCGTTCATTCTCGTTGCCAATACCTGGATGCAGGACCCTGTTGGTTACAAGATCGATCACGCGACCCATCAGGCCGTGATGACGAACTTCTTTGCGATCCTGACCAACGAGCTGTTTATCACCACCCTCTTCCATGTGCTTCTTGCCTCGCTCATCACAGGTTCGGCGGTCGCCCTCGGTGTTGCCTTCTACCAGATGAAGCGGGAAGGATCGCGGGCGATCTTTTCCCTTGGTATCCGCGTCGCGCTGATCGTCTTCTTTGTCGCATCGCTTGGGATGGCTCTTGATGGATCAGCCCAGGGAACGGTGATGGTCAAGGACCAGCCGATGAAGATGGCCGCAGGAGAGGCACTCTATAACACCCAGCGAGGGGCGCCTGAGTCCCTCATCACCATCGGCAATCTCCACGACAAGGTGATCTTTCAGGTCGATCTTCCCCATGTGCTCTCGTTGCTGGCCACGAACTCCTGGAACGGCAAGGTTCAAGGCATTAACCAGCTCCAAAAGGAATACGTCAAGAAGTATGGACCGGGCAACTATGTACCCCCCGTCTGGCTTGAGTATTGGAACTTCCGCATCATGGCGGGTCTCGGTGCGGTTATCATCGCGATCGCCCTCTGGGGTATGTGGCTTCTGCGGCGCAAGAAGCTCGACAACTCCAAGTGGTTTCGCAGAGTGGCGATCTACGCCATACCCTTGCCATTCATCGCCAACACGACGGGATGGATCTTCACCGAGACCGGTCGCCAGCCCTGGATCGTCTATGGAGTGCTCCGGACTGCCCAGGGAGTCTCCCGTGACATCTCCGCTTGGGACGTTGGATTCACCTTCTTTGGCTTCATCGCGCTCTATGCGGTACTGGGAGTGATCGATTTCGCCATGATGTACCACTACTCACGCAAGGAGCTCGCGATGATGAACGGCGAGGTGCTTCCCCCTGAGGACGATGCGGATGCCGAACACGATGCACTGGTTTACTAG
- a CDS encoding phospholipase D-like domain-containing protein, which produces MGRQRMVPLVLCLGVGVVSLGGCKATTDAAPRQSVKHHHAGLSLSAKKTQAPSSQPNFNRTPTGTVDRGPTSPSGHNAPVAVGQVPEGTLTFITEPQAGIGPWLNAMNHARSVIDVNEYLLTDPQFLSSLRSAAVRGVQVDVIVDGHPYDDPSAPSIAVAGLAGSGVHLKMAPARFEGQYAFDHAKYLIVDPGQPDQVALFGSPNATQSAFDGENVEDAFVTSKPSAIAALATVFHADWTGTAAGASPRSTLVLSPGSASTIAGLLGQAGPVAVMAEELGDAPSCYQALLTHGSAARVLIPADPSWEAASYANELVRSGVQVRTLSSPYVHAKLIVTPHTTFVGSENFSVVSFNDNREVGMITSSPSVRTQALTWFDALWNDAVVWSVSGGASPTPVPATPTPSSLAPPDSGSASQQSYPYLNDGDTEAEVTQLWGPPASTTSASYDGYPEVVWVYPAGRVYFEGGTVSYVQRTQ; this is translated from the coding sequence ATGGGCCGTCAGCGCATGGTTCCGTTGGTGTTGTGTCTTGGGGTTGGCGTGGTGTCGCTTGGGGGCTGCAAAGCGACGACGGACGCGGCTCCCCGTCAGTCCGTCAAGCATCATCATGCAGGCCTGTCGTTGTCTGCCAAGAAAACGCAGGCACCTTCCTCGCAACCGAACTTTAACAGGACTCCAACTGGCACCGTTGATCGGGGACCGACCAGTCCCAGTGGGCACAACGCGCCAGTCGCGGTGGGTCAAGTTCCCGAAGGCACGCTGACCTTTATCACTGAACCCCAGGCAGGCATTGGACCTTGGTTGAACGCGATGAATCATGCGCGCTCCGTCATCGATGTGAACGAGTACCTCCTCACCGATCCCCAGTTCCTCTCGTCCCTTCGGAGCGCAGCTGTTCGAGGAGTTCAGGTCGACGTCATTGTTGACGGGCATCCCTATGATGACCCCTCAGCTCCCTCTATCGCGGTCGCTGGACTTGCAGGAAGTGGAGTGCACCTCAAGATGGCTCCAGCACGTTTCGAAGGACAGTATGCCTTCGATCACGCAAAGTACCTGATCGTCGATCCTGGTCAGCCAGATCAGGTTGCTCTGTTCGGTTCGCCGAATGCGACCCAGAGTGCCTTCGATGGCGAGAACGTCGAAGATGCCTTCGTGACCTCGAAGCCAAGCGCCATCGCTGCGCTCGCCACCGTTTTTCACGCAGACTGGACTGGAACAGCTGCTGGAGCATCACCAAGATCGACGCTCGTACTCTCCCCCGGGTCGGCCTCCACGATCGCCGGGTTGCTTGGGCAGGCTGGACCGGTTGCCGTCATGGCTGAAGAGCTCGGTGACGCCCCTTCGTGTTACCAGGCGCTGCTTACCCATGGATCAGCTGCTCGCGTGCTGATACCGGCGGATCCGTCCTGGGAAGCGGCGAGCTATGCGAACGAACTCGTCCGATCTGGTGTACAGGTGCGAACGTTGAGCAGTCCCTATGTGCATGCCAAGCTCATCGTTACTCCTCACACCACCTTCGTGGGCTCTGAAAACTTCTCAGTTGTCTCCTTCAACGACAACCGCGAAGTCGGAATGATCACCTCAAGTCCCAGCGTGCGAACGCAGGCTCTGACATGGTTCGATGCACTGTGGAACGATGCCGTGGTTTGGTCTGTGTCTGGAGGGGCGTCACCGACTCCAGTACCAGCGACCCCGACCCCGTCCTCTTTAGCCCCACCGGACTCCGGGAGTGCCTCCCAACAGTCCTATCCCTATCTCAACGATGGTGATACCGAGGCCGAGGTGACCCAGCTTTGGGGGCCGCCAGCCTCGACGACGAGTGCTAGCTATGACGGCTACCCTGAGGTGGTCTGGGTCTACCCGGCGGGTCGTGTGTACTTCGAGGGTGGCACCGTAAGCTATGTGCAGCGAACACAGTGA